The Falco naumanni isolate bFalNau1 chromosome 1, bFalNau1.pat, whole genome shotgun sequence genome window below encodes:
- the LOC121096250 gene encoding sodium-dependent serotonin transporter-like, with translation MAEQPCPAPATSPPQQGMAPGPLAGPTPLGLQTHPRDKWSKKMDFLLSVIGFAVDLGNVWRFPYICYQNGGGAFLIPYTLMAVFGGVPLFYMELALGQFHRMGAIPIWKRICPIFKGIGFAICIIGLYVSFYYNTIIAWALYYFCSSFSGTLPWASCDNPWNTPNCTNYFGRSNVTWTNFSRSPAEEFYTRKVLEIQKSGGLYDVGGIHWQLLLCLFLIFTIVYFSLWKGVKTSGKVVWVTATLPYIVLLMLLVRGATLPGAWRGVVFYLRPDWSKLLSTAVWVDAAAQIFFSLGPGFGVLLALASYNHFHNNCYRDALVTSAVNCLTSFLSGFVIFTVLGYMAEMRDVEVEDVARDKGPSLLFITYPEAIANMVGSTFFAIIFFLMMITLGLDSTFGGLEAVITAVMDEYPQVLAGRRELFVLGLITVCFLGSLSTLTYGGAYVVKLLEEFGAGCSILAVVLLETIAVSWFYGIQRFSHDVKAMLGFTPGMFWKVCWVAISPALLAFIVISSLLDQPPLTLFDYQYPEWSILVGYLIGASSFICIPFYMVYKLVWTPGSFKQRLAVCIWPEKITRDLQAEVACASPVL, from the exons atggcagagcagccctgcccagcacctgccaccagccctccccagcagggcATGGCCCCAGGTCCCCTGGCTGGCCCCACACCCCTGGGGCTCCAAACCCACCCCAGGGACAAGTGGAGCAAGAAAATGGATTTCCTCCTCTCGGTCATCGGATTTGCTGTCGATCTGGGCAACGTCTGGCGGTTCCCTTACATCTGCTACCAAAACGGAGGGG GAGCCTTTCTCATCCCATACACACTGATGGCTGTTTTTGGAGGGGTGCCCCTCTTCTACATGGAGCTGGCCCTGGGGCAGTTCCACAGGATGGGTGCCATCCCCATCTGGAAGCGCATCTGCCCCATCTTTAAAG GCATCGGCTTTGCCATTTGCATCATTGGCCTGTACGTCTCCTTCTACTACAACACCATCATCGCCTGGGCTCTCTACTACTTCTGTTCGTCCTTCTCGGGCACCCTGCCCTGGGCAAGCTGCGACAACCCCTGGAACACACCCAACTGCACCAACTACTTTGGGAGGAGCAACGTGACCTGGACCAACTTCTCCAGGTCCCCTGCTGAGGAGTTTTATAC gaggaAAGTCCTGGAGATCCAGAAGTCTGGGGGTCTGTACGACGTGGGGGGGATCCACTggcagctgctcctctgcctcttcctcatcttcacGATTGTGTACTTCAGCCTCTGGAAAGGGGTGAAAACCTCTGGGAAG GTGGTGTGGGTGACAGCCACGCTGCCCTACATTGTCCTGCTCATGCTTCTGGTCCGGGGGGCCACCCTGCCCGGTGCCTGGAGGGGAGTCGTCTTCTACCTGCGCCCGGACTGGAGCAAGCTCCTGAGCACCGCG GTTTGGGTTGATGCTGCtgcacagattttcttctccttggGCCCTGGATTTGGTGTACTTCTTGCTCTGGCCAGTTACAACCATTTCCACAACAACTGCTACCG GGATGCACTCGTCACCAGTGCAGTGAACTGCCTCACCAGCTTCCTCTCAGGCTTTGTCATCTTCACTGTGCTGGGCTACATGGCTGAGATGAGGGATGTGGAAGTGGAGGATGTCGCGAGAGATAAAG GACCAAGCCTCCTCTTTATCACCTACCCTGAAGCAATCGCCAACATGGTGGGATCCACCTTCTTCGCCATCATATTCTTCCTGATGATGATAACGCTGGGGCTGGACAGCACG TTTGGGGGCTTGGAGGCCGTCATCACAGCTGTGATGGATGAGTACCCCCAGGTCCTGGCTGGGCGACGGGAGCTCTTTGTCCTCGGCCTCATCACAGTCTGTTTCCTGGGCTCCCTGAGCACCCTCACCTAC GGGGGAGCCTACGTGgtgaagctgctggaggagtTTGGTGCTGGCTGCTCAATCCTGGCAGTGGTGCTACTGGAAACAATAGCTGTCTCCTGGTTTTATG GGATACAGAGGTTCTCCCACGATGTGAAAGCCATGCTGGGCTTCACGCCAGGGATGTTCTGGAAGGTGTGCTGGGTCGCCATCAGCCCTGCCTTGTTAGCG TTCATAGTTATCAGCTCCCTCCTGGATCAGCCACCTCTGACACTCTTTGACTATCAGTACCCTGAGTGGAGTATCTTGGTGGGGTACCTCATAGGAGCATCATCCTTCATCTGCATCCCCTTCTACATGGTGTACAAGCTCGTCTGGACGCCAGGATCCTTCAAGCAG CGCCTTGCTGTCTGCATTTGGCCAGAGAAAATAACACGAGACCTGCAAGCAGAAGTGGCGTGCGCATCACCTGTCCTGTAG